The stretch of DNA TTCTAAAGTCCTCTCTCCCTCTGGGAGAGAGTTAGAGAGAGGGGTCTTTCAGTTGAGCTATGCTCACTGCTCAAAAAGCTATTTCTTCAATTTGCGCTATCTCGGAAGGCATCAGTAAAAAATTGCCGATATCCAGGTCCTCTTTCATATGTTGCAGACTGGTTGTACCAGTAAGCGCAAGAATGCCTATATCCAGGGCAAACCGAAAAATCATCTGAGCCAGTGTTGTATTGTACTTTTTACATAAGAGATGAAGCTTAGGATTTGCAAGATACTGATAATTGGCAGTCAGCAAAGAGAATCCCTGATAGACGCAGGATTTTTCATCACAGAACTGTCTAATCTCCCTGTCCCACAATTTCACAGCAAAACAGCGATTCTGAACAAAGCGAGGCTTTATTGCAGCTCGCTGGTAGAGTGCCTTAAATTGAGCAAAATTGACATTGGAAATCCCCAGCATGCGGACTTTTCCTTCGCGAGCCAGTTCCTCCATTGTAGTCCAGACCTCCCAATCCTGCTCAGTTAAGCCCTGCCCGGAATAAGGGCCATGCAGAATATAAGAGTCCAGATAATCAGTCTTTAAATGTGAAAGGGAGCTTTCCAGCGATTGCCGGACCTGATTCGCATAGGAGTCACTTTCATCATAAGGTTTTCGGTGATCCTGTCCCTCTGCATAGGTGTATTTGCTCTGTAAAAACAGACTTTCACGACTTTGTCCAGACTCAATCAAAAACTGACTAATTCCGAGACCAACCCCTTCTTCATAATAGTGTCTGCGCTGATTAGCTGTATCAATACCAGTAAAACCAGCTTTCAAAGCCTGGTAACACAGCACTTCGGTCTGCTCTTCCTTCCAGGCAGTGCCGTATAGAATCGATGGCAGCAATTTGTCCTGATTCATGATTCATTCCTTTATCAATGCTATCTATTTATTATATTATGCAGAATGAATGAACAATAAGTTTTAATCCGAAATAGTATGTCTTCATCCCCTGACCTGATTGTAGAAAATACCAAACGCTGGATAGAAACCTTTATTATCCCTCTTAATCTTTGTCCTTTTGCAAAACGCGAAATGAAAAAACAAACCGTCAGATTTCAGATTGTTGAAGTGGATAATATGGCCGAAGCCCTGCAGTGTTTACTCGATGAACTTCATCTGCTGGAAACTAAGCAGATGATTGAAACCAGTTTTCTAATTTTCCCGCAGCAATTTGAGGACTTTTTTCATTATCTGGAATTACTTGAGCGTGGAGAGTTATTAATTCAGCAAGAAGAACTCGAAGGTATTTTTCAGTTGGCAAGCTTTCATCCAGATTATTATTTTTCAGACACCTCAAGCGATGATGTTACTAATTTTACCAATCGCTCGCCTTATCCCATGCTCCATATTTTACGTGAAGAAAGCCTGGAGAAAGCGATAGACGGTTATGGTGATACTGAATCAATTCCTGTAAATAATATCCGCTTGTTAAGAAAACTGGGCCTGGATACAGTGAAGAAGATTATTGACGGATCTGAAGTTTTTAAAAAGATGGAGTGATTTGCTGGAGAAGCCCCCTCCGCTACGCGGCCCCCCATTATTTTGTCTTTTCCGCGAAGGCGGGAATCCATTCCTCAGTCGGCATTATAGCTAAATCGGAGATGGGTCCCCGCCTTCGCGGGGACGACAGTTAATATACAACTGAGCTTAACTTAAGGGAGAGGAGAAATCCTTATGGCTGACTGCGATCGACCCTAAGAGATTAATGTACCCCACCCTTTTCGCGGGCTTCCTGAACCATTGACAGCATCGCTTTTTCCACAATTTCAAACGAACGTTGCATGTGATCAAGCGTTTTGTGGCCATTCTCAATCAGTAATCTGACTTGTTTTTCAAACAACTCTTCAGGTTTTTTTAAGTTAGCTAATTCTTCAGGCTTGATATAGTTCAAGTTTTGCAAAGTTTTGACATTTAACTCTACAATTTCTTGCCAAGGAGCCTGAACCTTTTTAGCCATTTCAGTCCATTTTTCAAAATATTCTTGATTCATAACAGTCTCCCAATATGTTGCATTGCACAATAATAGATTAGATCCATCTTATAACGATGTCAAGAGATTGGAGTAATATTTTTTTGCAGTGCACCATTTAACTGGTCTTGAATATTTTCTGCCATTGAGAAACGAACTGCTGCATTTGCTGTTGCCATACAAGATTCGTTTGCTGGGCATTATTCAGATAGGGATTTGATTTCAGTGACGCCTGCATATTGGTGAAGAACTGCTCCAGCATATTAGCAAACAACTGATGCATCGGATGTCTCGCCAGTATTATTAACTGTCTTAGAACCTCAGGGGAAAGAAATTGTGTTGTTCCGCTTTCCATCTCCATGAAAATCTGCAGGAGAGTACTGTTGGTGATGTCCTGATTGCTTGTTGAGTCCTCTACGCGAAAATCAATGCCCTCAATCACATACTGCTGCAATTCTTCGACAGTAATGTATTTACTTTTTTCCATATCGTACAGACGACGATTCTTGTATTTTTTTATCAGCCGGCTCATAAAGTCTCTCTTGCAAAATGGATGAGGTTAATACATATGCAAACCGCCATTAACACTCAGGTTAGCTCCTGTGAGGTAACGGCTTCTATCATCCAGTAAAAACTCCACAACCCAGGCAACTTCTTCTGGCTCCGCTAAACGCTTGGCAGGGATGAGTTCAATAATTGATTGCAGGATATCAGGACGTATTCCTTTCATTAAGCGAGTATTCACATAGCCTGGAGAAATACTGTTAACCGTCACATTTTTCAGCATCATCTCCTGGGCCAGACTTTTTGTAAATCCGTAAACCCCTGCCTTTGAGGCAGCATAGTTGGCTTGAGAAAACTGTCCCTTCTGCGCGTTTACCGATGAAATATTAACAATGCGCCCATAGGCTTGTTCACGCATGGAATCAACGACCTGGCGCGTCACGTTAAACATTCCATCCAGATTGACCCTTAACACTTCGTCCCATTGCTGCTTGGTCATTTTATGAAATACGGCATCCCGAGTAATTCCGGCATTATTAATTAATGCACTTACAGGACCAAACTCAGCTACAAGTGCATTGATGACATGCTGGCACTCATCAAAATCACAAACATTCATCCGGCGGAAAACAATGCTTTCAAAGCCTTCTTCATTTAAAGCGGCCTGCCATAATGGCCCTTCATCGGCAGCCATAATATCCAAAGCAACAACTGTTTTATATTTGGCATTGAGTGCTTTAGCAACGGCTGTACCAATGTCACCAGTACCCCCTGTAATCAATGCCATATTCTTTTTATCCATACTTCCTCACTCTTGATAGCTGACAAAGCTAAAAATACTCAATGGATTAAAAGCAGTCATTGCTAGAAAAACCCATTATAGTGAATGGCAAAACAGCTGCCATTCATTGTTATGACATGTACTGTCCGCCATTGATATCCAGATTGGAGCCAGTAATAAATCCAGATGTTTTTGCAGCCAGGAAAGCAACTGCTTCAGCGACCTCTTCAGGAGTTCCCAGACGTCCGACCGGAATATTTGCAACAATACTTTTCAAAACCTCTTCTTTCATCGCAGCAAGCATTGGGGTTTCGATATATCCTGGTGCGATAGTATTGACAGTAATCCCTTTATTGGCCACTTCCATCGCCAGGCTCTTGGTGAATCCAAATAATGCAGCCTTACTGGCAGCGTAGTTGCACTGGCCAAACTGCCCTTTTCGCCCATTGATTGAGGAAATGCTGATGATGCGCCCATAATTTTTTTCCAGCATACCCGGGAGCACATTACGCGTCATATTAAAGACGCTAGTGAGATTGGCGTCAATTACCTGCTGCCATTGTTGCGGAGTCATTTTTTTAAAACTGGTATCGACTGTAATACCGGCATTATTAACCAGTACATCAATATGACCATAGCGCTCGGTAACCAGAGCAACTAATTTTTCGCAGTCGGCATAATTGGCGATATCACCATAAACAATATCAATATCATGACCTGCTTCTTTTTGTTCCTGCTGCCAGCGTTTTGCTTCTTCGTGTTTTCCACCTTTATAGTAGCAGGCAATCACGTGGTAATTAGCTGCCAGACGTTGGCAAATGGCGGAGCCAATCCCACCGGTACCTCCAGTAACCAAGGCTATCATTTTGTCCATAAATGAAACTCCCTTCTGTTTTTAAACGAACACCTTTTACTTCAAAGGAAAATCCGTTTAATGTCAATGAAAATAAGCAAGACTGTTATGCACAGACTTGCCTAAACTCTTTAATTCCTTTATTTGATGATCCATCAATCAGGACCGCATCCTGCCATCCTGATTATTGTTCTTGCTTGAATTCTGACCTCATACTCGAACAGGCTTGGGCACATACGCTTTAATCTGTTGAGCAAACTGCTGTAAAACTTCCAAACCAGACTCCTCTGCCTGCTTGCACCATTGCTGCAAAGCTTCAACCAGCTCTTTCTGGGAAGAGGCGGTTTTAAGCCAAATATTTTGCAATGACTGGCGATAAGTATAGACCAATCTCAGCTTCTCGCGGCTGGCTAGCAGCGCATGCAGCCTGGACTTGGCTTTTGGAGACAGCAAACTGTCCTGGAGGCGGAGTAAACGGCCAGCTCGCTGAAACATTTTCTTCTGTGATTTGTCGCTGGCAACTACTGTTTTCTTTTCTGTCTTCAGAATAGGACGAACCACATGTTTGTAATAATGCGACATGACCTGAAAACGATTGCTGATAACTGCTTTAACCGTATCAAGGTCAACATGCAGTTTAGCAGCATCTTTACCGAGTTTGGGCGGCAGTTTTTTAACCTTGGCCAAGCCCAGAGCGGAAAGACATCGAATGTACAACCAGCCAATATCAAACTCCCACCATTTCACGGAAAATTTGGCAGAAGAAGCGAAGGTGTGATGATTATTGTGCAATTCCTCACCGCCGATCCAAAAACCCCATGGGAAAATATTGGTCGCGGCATCATGGCATTCAAAATTGCGATAACCAAAGTGATGCCCCACGCCATTGATTACTCCTGCTGCATGAAAGGGAATCCATACCATTTGAATTGCCCAGATCGTAATTCCAGGAACTCCAAATAGCAGCAAGTCAATCAGAAACATTAATAAAATGCCTTTGGACGAAAAACGGCTGTAGATATTTCTTTCAACCCAGTCATTAGGCGTTCCATGGGAGTATTTGGCAACCATTTCCTTATCTTGAGAAGCTTCTTTGTACAGCTCGGCGCCTTCCCAGAGCACTTTCTTCAGTCCTAATACCTTGGGACTATGAGGATCCCCTTCGACATCGGTGGATGCATGATGCTTACGATGAATGGCTACCCATTGGGCCGTAACCATTCCGGTTGTGAGCCATAACCAGAAGCGAAAAATATGGCTGACGACAGGATGAAGGGTTAAAGCACGATGCGTTTGGTAGCGGTGCAAGTATAACGTAACACCTGCGATTGTTATCTGAGTTAAGATGAGAGTAGCAACAACATACCCCCAGAATGAAAGATTTAAAAGGCCATGAACCATGAAGCTCTCCTGTAATACTTACAGTAATAAATAGAAACGGGATAATCTATAATAAGGAAATTGAAATAATTATCCATTTTTATGGGTAGTTCTTAAGATCATAACATAATTTGCACAAATGCGCATTGCATCCTTACAGAATGTGAACGATAATTTAATTGATAATTTGTAAATGTTCCGAATTAAAACACTCTTATAATCCGAATTCGCATGGGCTCTATCAATGAATGATAAAATTCAACAGTTATTTCAGACTCTAATCCCTTTCCTGTTACTCGGAATAGCCATTTCCCTGTTAGTTGGTCTGTTCATCATGTTCTCCTATGTCCTGGTTTGGGGAATCCTGATTGGTGGAACTTTATGGATTTTTGCAATGATTAAACGACTTATTTTCCCCTCCAAAAATGTAGCGAAGACATCGGGGCGGATTATTGAACACAAAGATCATGATTGATGCCTGAATTACCCGAAGTAGAAACCACACGACAAGGACTTCTTTCCTGTGTCAGGAATAAACTGATACGGAATTGCATTGTCCGCTGCCAGCAATTGCGTGTGCCAGTCAATCCGCAATTTGCCGAGAGCTGTATTGGTCAGCGGATTGATACGGTTTCCCGGCGCGGTAAGTATTTACTGCTGCATTTATCTAATCAGGGATACATTCTTATTCATCTGGGTATGTCCGGCCATTTTCGTATAGTGCAGAACGGATTAGCGCCTGGAAAGCATGATCATATCGACATTGAACTGGATGACGGACAAATCCTGCGCTATAACGACACCCGCCGCTTTGGACTATGCCTTTATTCTGAAACTGAACCGGAATCACATCCATTACTGGCCCGCCTTGGCCCAGAACCTTTGTCAGAGTCATTTAGCCCAAATTATCTGTATCAGCAAAGCCGCAATCGTAAACAGGCGATCAAATCCTTTATTATGAATAATGATATTGTGGTCGGCGTTGGTAACATTTATGCCAGTGAGAGTCTGTTTATGGCTGGAATTCATCCTGCCAATGCTGCGAAAGCTCTGGACGAAAAGGATTATGAGCGATTGGTGGCTGCCATCAGGAAGGTTTTAACGCAGGCACTGGCCGCAGGAGGAACCACCCTTAAAGACTTTATTTCACCTCATGGCAAACCCGGCTATTTCGCCTTTGATTTACAAGTCTATGGGCGAGAGAAACTGCCCTGTGTGAGCTGCTCCCAACCACTTCATAGTATTCGACTCGCCGGTAGAAGTTCGGCTTATTGCCCTTCATGTCAACCCCTTAAAAAGGAAGCTTAGAGGCTGATTGTTTTATACTTTCTCTATGGGCAATTCAAATAACTTGAAGTATTATCAGGATAACTTTTTTCCTTTTGAGCTTTTATGAAGATCAGCAAGCTGCGTACACTATGGATTTCCCTGGTTTCTGTGGGTTATACCGCGAATGCCTGCTCCAGAGCTATTTTTAAGAGTTGGCGGGGAAATATTACTCGTCCCTGGGTCGATCAGGTGATTCGTCACTGGTCTGATAAACTGCTTAAACTGATTGGTGTTCAATGCAAAATCATCAATCCAGGTAATGTGGCGCCCGTGGCAGGCAAGCCTACTATTCTTATGTGTAATCATACCAGTCTTTATGATATCCCTTTAGGCTTCAAAGCCTTCCCCAATCATTCGATTCGGATGCTGGCCAAAAGAGAACTATCCAGAATCCCTATTATGGGTAAAGGAATGGCCGCAGCGGAATTTCCGTTTATTGATCGGCATAATCGCCATCAGGCAATAAAAGATCTGGCTGAGGCCCGGCAATTAATGGAAAGCGGAATTGTCATTTGGATTGCGCCAGAGGGAACACGTTCCAAAAATGGCCGTCTGGCTGCTTTCAAAAAAGGGGCATTTATTACCGCCATTCAATCACAGGCAATGATTATCCCCATCGGGATTCGAGGCGCATACAATATTCTTCCCGCCCATACCATGCAATTCAATATAAACCAGACGGCTGAAATTCATATTGGCGAAGCCATTGATGCTTCACAATATACGATGGAAACCAGAGATGAGCTGGTAGAGCGTGTGCACAAAGTAATGGAACAATTAGTCGGCGAGAGCAGCAACTCCATACATGAGCCAGCTAATGAGTTAAACCATAACCTGTCGGAATCTGAGAAATAACCGAAGCCAGGCCTATTCTTCTGGGATCAGAGGCCGCAGAAATGATATTTCTTTCCCTGTCCCAGGTGATTGCCTGCATATCGCCATAGGGTTGAGCCAGGGGCATCAGTTGATAACCCATCTTCTTTAATTTCTCCTGAATTTGCAAGGAAAAGGCATCCGGTTCAAACTGCAGCCAGTCTGGCAAATACTGATGATGGAAACGCATTGCCGAAACCATGCTGATTGCCCCGCCATAATCATAGAACGCGAGAGTAGCCAAGAGAACCATTGTCGGAATACGGCTCCCGCCTGGGGTTCCGACAATCGCCAAACGCCCTGGCATTTCCAGAAAACTGGGCGTCATACTGGATAAAGGCCTCTTCCCAGGCTCAATCACATTCAGTTCACTGCCGACCAGACCATACACATTTTTCTGCCCGGGCTTGGATGAAAAATCATCCATCTCATCATTCAATAAGACGCCCGTTCCTTCAGCAACCACACTCGAACCAAAGATAAAATTGACAGTTAAGGTCGCTGATACCCGATTGCCCTCCTTGTCCAATATGGCAATATGCGTTGTATTTTTCCCACCATGAAAAAACCGGCTTTCGGCGAGGATGCTGCTGGGCGTTGCTTTATCAGGAGAAATAAACTGGCGCAGCTTTTTAGCTTCTGCGGCCGAAATGAGACGATCTATCGGTATTTTAACAAAATCAGGATCGGCAAGCATTTGGTTACCCTGCCAGAATGACAGGCGCATCGCCTCAACGAGATAATGAATCCATTGTGCACGGTCCAGCGACTCCAGAGGGAAGGCACTTAAAATATTAAGCATTGTCAATAATTCTATTCCACCCGCGGAAGGAGGCGGTGCTGTGATAATAAGCATATTATGATAAGCCCCTTGCAAGGGCTCACGTTCTTTAACCTGATAATTGCTCAAATCCTTAAGGGTCCAGATTCCCCCTGCGGCCTTCGCTCCTGCAACCAGTTTTTCTGCCACTTCGCCCTGATAGAACCCAGCATGACCTTTACTGGCTAACAAGCGAAGCGTTTTCGCTAACTCCGGCTGTTTCAGGCATTCGCCTACTGAATAGGGTCGGCCATCATGTAAATAGACCTTTGCAGTGGCCGGGTATTTTCGCATTTGCTCCAGGCGATCACTCATCGTTGAAAAATTGTAAAACTGTTGGTCAACAGGAAAACCGTTTTCGGCTAGTTGGATTGCCGGCGCAAGGCTTTCCGACAAGGGCAGTTTCCCATAATGCGAAGCAATGTAGGCCAATGCCGCCGGTTCCCCGGGAATAGCCGCTGCCAGTCCTCCATTAAGTGATAACTCAGGAATTACCTTGCCATTTTTATCCCAGAACATGGTCTTATGTGCAGCCAATGGAGCGACTTCGCGCCCATCGATTAATGTATTTTTTTTATCTTCTGCCCGGTGCAAGAGCCAGAAACCACCGCCTCCCAGACCGCTGTGATAGGGAGCAACTACAGCCAGTGCAGCACTTACAGCGATAACTGCGTCAAACGCATTACCCCCCTTTGCCAGGACCGCAAGGCCGGCATTAGTGGCCAGCGGATGAGCAGAGGCGATAGCATAGCCACCCGGTTTCTCCTGAACCGTTTTAGCATGGGAAAAACCACATGCCAACACAAGTAAAGAAGCAATCAGTTTCTTCATCGTCAGGCACTCTTCCTCTCAGCAAAGGCCTTTACAACGCAAGGGGGCACGAATTGAGAAATCTCGCCTTCTAAATTAGCGATTTCTCTTACTAAAGTGGATGAAATAAATAAGAGATTTTCTGATGGAGTCAAGAAAAGGGTTTCAATGTCCCTGCACAGCTTTCTGTTCATGCCGGCTAACTGGAACTCGTATTCAAAATCATTGACTGCACGAAGGCCGCGCAAAATAATGCCTGCTTTCTGTTCCTGTACGAAATCAATCAATAAGTTGTTGAAACCTACCACAGAAACACCGGGAATGTCTTTCAGGGACTCTCTCAATAGCTCAATTCGGACATCCAGCGGAAAATACGGTTTTTTAGCTTCATTACCAGCCACAGCAACGATTAATTCCGGAAAAATAGTCGCTGCTCTACTGATGATATCGACATGGCCACAGGTTACAGGGTCAAAAGTACCGGGATAAACTGCTCGTTGTTTCATAATGATTGTCTTGATTGCAAGTTGTTTCAGTCTAGCGTATTGTATTCGAAAAGACTATCCATATCTTCCTGGTCATTGGACACAGCCAATTCTTCTAAGGAACATGCAATGAATGCATTTAAGTATCTGGGATTACTATCACTCGTTTGTCTTACTGCTTGCGCGCCAAAACCGCCAGCTACAGAAATATCACCCGACCAGTTAGCCGCAGCTGAACCTCCGCCCACGAGCACGCCTCTTGCGCCTTCAGCATCCGAAACAACACTCAACGCCACTGGACAAAAAGCCCAGAACACAAAAGCAGCAATATCAGAGCAAAATACCAAGGCAGGAAAAACGGACACCAGCGTTACAAAAACAGCAGCGAATGGAATCTCTTCATGGGAAATTTCCGGGGCTATGGCTGCCCGAAGCAAAAACAAGGCATGGAGTGCTTCAGTTAACTGGGTTCAACGCGGGATAAGTAATTATCAAATCAGGCTTTTTGGCCCGCTGGGCAGCGGAACAGTGCTCATTCAGAAACAGGGTGGGCAGGTCAGCTTCCGCGACGGACCGAAATCAGCTACATCCAGTAATGCTGAGCAGCTTTTACTACAGCAAACGGGTGTCCGCTTACCCGTGACCAGCCTTTATTATTGGGTACGCGGCGTTCCTGCACCCGGTAAAGTACAAACAGCCGTCAAGGATCCTTCCGGTTATTTAACGCTGCTGCGGCAAGGAGGCTATACCATTCAATATCTGGGCTATACCAAATCTGGCAATGCCTATTTGCCCAGCCAGATAAAACTTCAGGGAAATGGGGTCTTTATCAAGTTTGTGATTAAACGCTGGAGAGTCTAGCCCTCACTGCAGAATTCTGCATTACGTGTAAGTGAAGATCTTGACTTAATACGCTATTTACCTACGTCCTAGGCTATTTACCTACGTCATACGCTATTTACCTACGTCACCCGACTTGTTCGGGTGATCCAGCTTACTCAAACGACGGGAGTGTGGATGCCCCGGACTAGCCGTGCACGTAGGCCGGAGTGGGTTAAAGACTATTCGCTTTTTCTTCCTCGGTCTTCTATAGTTTTCTGACAACAAGAAAATTTTTTAAGGTATCATTGACATCGATGCGTTTTATCTGCAAAATACGCAGCACATTGTAGCGAAGCGCTCAATGTCTCAATGAAGGATCTTAAAGTTTATTGGGGTGTCGCCAAGTGGTAAGGCACAGGGTTTTGATCCCTGCATACCTAGGTTCGAATCCTAGCACCCCAGCCATTTTCTTGTTGATTCAAGTAAACAGACGGCAGAAGATAACCGGGAAGGATGCGTTCACCGGATCGCTAAAATAATAATTATATCTTTCTGGCTGTCTTCTGCTATGTGTTTAAGTTAACTGATTTAACTAATCGAAGGCTTGTTACACATGTCGACTATGATGCTCTTTACCGGCAATGCTAATCCAGAATTAGCTCTCAATATTGCTACACACCTGCAAATACCTATTGGCCAGGCCACAGTCGGAACTTTCAGCGATGGTGAAACTATGGTTGAAATTCTCGAAAATGTCCGCGGCAAGGATATTTTTGTCATACAATCAACCTGCGCTCCAGCAAATGATAATCTGATGGAGTTGCTAACAATGGCGGATGCCTTACGGCGCTCATCCGCTGGGCGTATCACCGCAGTAGTTCCCTATTTTGGCTATGCCAGGCAGGATAGACGCGTCCGTTCCGCCAGAGTTCCCATCACGGCCAAAGTGGTTGCGGATATGATGGCTTCCGTAGGTATCTGCCGTGTATTGACGGTTGACCTGCACGCTGATCAAATCCAGGGTTTTTTCTACATGCCAGTGGATAACGTCTATTCTACCCCCATACTTCTCGACGATATCAAACAGCAGAATCTAAGTAAATTGATGGTTGTTTCTCCCGATGTGGGTGGTGTAGTTCGTGCCAGAGCGATGGCCAAGCGGCTCAATGATGCGGAGCTATCAATCATTGATAAACGACGAAGTGGTCCTAACAAATCGGAAGTGATGCACATTATCGGTGAACCGAATGGAAAGAACTGTCTCATTATTGATGACATTGTAGATACCGCAGGAACTCTTTGTTCTGCAGCCCTTCAGCTCAAACGTAATGGTGCAATCAGTGTAAGAGCCTATATCACTCATGCTGTGCTTTCCGGTCCCGCAGTGGATAATATTGTCAATTCATCCCTCGATGAAGTTGTAGTTACTGACACTATCCCGCTATCCGAAAAAGCCAAACAATGTCCAAAAATCCGCATAGTCAGTTTGGCCGATATGCTTGCCCAGGCAATCAAGCGTGTCAATGTGGAAGAGTCTGTCAGCTCCATGTTTGCAGATTAAGCCTTCAGTTGGATTGCTTATCAGCATCTGTCATGATGAAAAAACTTATCGAGGCAGATGCACTCATCATCTCATATATTCACATCACTTAAACAACTAATAAAATAATTATTCACTTTAATTTTAAATTAACAGATAATTCTTGAACACTCAGAGTCTGTGGAAATCAGAGCGTTTCTGGATTGACATGATTGATTATCAGTTGGAATTAAAAAAGCTAAATCAACTTATCAAAGATGCTGAAATTGGTGTACTGCCTATTACACAAACGCGGCTTGCCACTCTATATGATACTCGCTCCATGCTCTGCCTGTATCTTTACATTAACCCCT from Legionella quinlivanii encodes:
- the coaD gene encoding pantetheine-phosphate adenylyltransferase — translated: MKQRAVYPGTFDPVTCGHVDIISRAATIFPELIVAVAGNEAKKPYFPLDVRIELLRESLKDIPGVSVVGFNNLLIDFVQEQKAGIILRGLRAVNDFEYEFQLAGMNRKLCRDIETLFLTPSENLLFISSTLVREIANLEGEISQFVPPCVVKAFAERKSA
- the lolB gene encoding lipoprotein insertase outer membrane protein LolB, producing the protein MNAFKYLGLLSLVCLTACAPKPPATEISPDQLAAAEPPPTSTPLAPSASETTLNATGQKAQNTKAAISEQNTKAGKTDTSVTKTAANGISSWEISGAMAARSKNKAWSASVNWVQRGISNYQIRLFGPLGSGTVLIQKQGGQVSFRDGPKSATSSNAEQLLLQQTGVRLPVTSLYYWVRGVPAPGKVQTAVKDPSGYLTLLRQGGYTIQYLGYTKSGNAYLPSQIKLQGNGVFIKFVIKRWRV
- a CDS encoding ribose-phosphate pyrophosphokinase, with amino-acid sequence MSTMMLFTGNANPELALNIATHLQIPIGQATVGTFSDGETMVEILENVRGKDIFVIQSTCAPANDNLMELLTMADALRRSSAGRITAVVPYFGYARQDRRVRSARVPITAKVVADMMASVGICRVLTVDLHADQIQGFFYMPVDNVYSTPILLDDIKQQNLSKLMVVSPDVGGVVRARAMAKRLNDAELSIIDKRRSGPNKSEVMHIIGEPNGKNCLIIDDIVDTAGTLCSAALQLKRNGAISVRAYITHAVLSGPAVDNIVNSSLDEVVVTDTIPLSEKAKQCPKIRIVSLADMLAQAIKRVNVEESVSSMFAD